In Drosophila bipectinata strain 14024-0381.07 chromosome 2R, DbipHiC1v2, whole genome shotgun sequence, one genomic interval encodes:
- the LOC108122933 gene encoding protein takeout-like, with product MQYPFGLFLLLILPVVSSWMEMPFSIQRCRYGNETCLVESLNGYIKTFAKGIPKTYFRPFNKLPGPNFPLFNDSSNLPIGLTLNLKNLTLNGLENSTVLSVKGFERDPTQKKILIEVKIPRLECVAQFDFETKLLLFRASGNGSLNVDLQNFHLNIFFKVFVEFRQGKRYLRVYDMDFQVNFDRCILWLDNLYEWNTDLTIAVNRVMNEHWLEFWNELESRVLPYFSRMGVDRLSRFFYYFSYDEMFLNDQ from the exons ATGCAGTACCCTTTTGGATTATTCCTGCTCCTAATACTCCCAGTGGTGTCTTCATGGATGGAGATGC CATTTAGCATCCAGCGATGTCGATATGGAAACGAAACATGTTTGGTTGAAAGTTTAAATGGCTATATCAAGACCTTTGCCAAGGGTATACCAAAGACATACTTTAGGCCCTTTAACAAGCTTCCCGGACCCAACTTCCCTCTCTTCAATGACTCCAGCAACTTACCAATTGGCCTGACCCTCAACTTGAAAAACCTCACCCTGAATGGACTTGAAAACTCCACCGTATTATCAGTCAAAGGGTTCGAGCGGGATCCGACCCAGAAGAAAATATTGATCGAAGTTAAGATACCCCGCCTTGAATGCGTGGCTCAATTcgattttgaaacaaaacttttgctATTCAGGGCATCGGGCAATGGAAGTTTGAACGTCGATCTCCAGAACTTccatttgaatattttcttcAAGGTTTTCGTGGAGTTCCGGCAAGGAAAACGCTATTTGAGGGTCTATGATATGGATTTTCAAGTGAACTTCGATCGATGTATTCTCTGGCTGGATAATCTATACGAATGGAACACTGATCTTACCATAGCCGTCAATCGGGTGATGAACGAGCACTGGCTGGAGTTCTGGAACGAACTGGAGTCCAGGGTCCTGCCCTATTTTAGCCGCATGGGTGTCGACAGGTTGTCCAGATTTTTCTATTACTTCTCCTACGATGAAATGTTTCTAAACGATCAA
- the LOC108123009 gene encoding uncharacterized protein has translation MADCWDKGDKLFADSLRLDIEDVTDSVMKVMRICGLRPWEVKRSAEVIRNSLTHYEEVRERIDLVPRKRFAKETFLNGLAKEGQMNRMDAQMAYAIVKRAFRALYYGTGQGGKQYICLQVVLDHSQECLWLHAARRTAAIYAALTGLMHSEEQQVEERIECVYKNLFDVLQTRVVFADDWVCSCDIEPESKSVTNAVSTMTTQVEVLYQKQNLELSTGPSALTYQRLEINRSVDSDEHSSHSRYNYSLRKNPNKTESRKLSEGPSSSTVVSQAKCNCPPLRCFREAGEAREAPEITAECSQGPFICRWLPFTEEDDKFEEHCAPYPPIEEVCPPCVKEDISCDSECTCTCHDGDDIGEEESIGEKASKSGVEDYDTDYCWLAPFRGSSKERLDRKKQKAQPEVALVKVTKEKEILSKCCCMCKYKRDFPHLFTYLAPFKEEPEKQPEPEASKPEPLQKPLPHYSESEDLLSKAPPLGVSLAGYRCWVKSRPSTSSESQAEERGPLIMVCSQEQRVGKAGTKGPDIILTTKTQHHPNSGKAKNAAPAEPPANPPAKVPPNPTPSKTNKPVSKPPVAPKKPEQPGEEEKLTKEDILDIIGLRMK, from the coding sequence ATGGCCGACTGTTGGGACAAAGGCGATAAGCTTTTCGCGGACAGCCTCCGGTTGGACATCGAGGATGTCACTGACAGTGTCATGAAGGTGATGCGGATCTGCGGATTGCGTCCCTGGGAGGTGAAGCGGAGTGCGGAGGTAATCCGCAACTCCTTAACGCATTACGAGGAGGTACGGGAGCGGATCGATCTAGTGCCGAGGAAGCGCTTCGCCAAGGAGACCTTCCTGAACGGGCTGGCCAAGGAGGGCCAGATGAACAGGATGGACGCTCAAATGGCCTACGCCATTGTCAAGCGGGCCTTTAGGGCTCTCTACTATGGAACGGGTCAGGGGGGAAAGCAGTACATCTGCCTCCAGGTCGTCTTGGATCACAGCCAGGAGTGTCTCTGGTTGCATGCCGCACGCCGCACGGCAGCGATATACGCCGCCCTCACCGGACTCATGCACTCCGAGGAGCAGCAGGTCGAGGAGCGCATTGAGTGCGTCTATAAGAACCTGTTCGATGTCCTGCAGACTAGAGTTGTATTTGCCGATGACTGGGTCTGCAGCTGCGATATAGAGCCGGAGAGCAAATCAGTCACTAATGCAGTCTCTACGATGACCACGCAGGTGGAGGTCCTCTATCAGAAGCAGAACTTGGAGCTCAGCACCGGTCCCTCCGCATTGACGTACCAGCGCCTGGAGATAAACCGGTCGGTGGATTCGGACGAGCATAGTTCACACTCTCGGTATAACTACAGCCTAAGAAAGAACCCTAACAAAACAGAATCACGAAAGCTTTCAGAAGGCCCTAGTAGTAGCACCGTTGTCAGCCAGGCGAAGTGCAACTGCCCCCCTTTGCGCTGTTTCCGCGAGGCGGGAGAGGCTCGTGAGGCCCCGGAGATCACGGCGGAGTGCAGCCAGGGACCCTTCATTTGCCGCTGGCTACCGTTTACCGAAGAGGACGATAAGTTTGAGGAGCACTGTGCTCCCTACCCGCCCATTGAAGAAGTGTGTCCACCCTGTGTGAAGGAAGACATCTCCTGCGACTCGGAGTGCACCTGTACCTGCCACGACGGCGACGATATTGGCGAGGAGGAAAGCATTGGAGAGAAGGCCTCCAAGAGCGGAGTGGAAGACTACGACACCGACTACTGCTGGCTGGCTCCGTTCCGGGGCAGCAGCAAGGAGAGATTAGACAGAAAGAAGCAGAAGGCTCAGCCAGAGGTGGCGCTGGTGAAGGTTACTAAAGAGAAGGAAATATTGTCCAAGTGCTGCTGCATGTGCAAATACAAGCGTGATTTTCCTCACCTCTTCACTTACCTGGCACCCTTCAAGGAGGAACCAGAGAAACAGCCAGAGCCTGAGGCATCCAAGCCAGAGCCACTGCAAAAACCTTTACCACATTATAGTGAAAGCGAGGATCTGCTTTCCAAAGCTCCACCACTTGGTGTCTCTCTGGCGGGCTATCGCTGCTGGGTCAAGTCCAGGCCCTCGACATCCTCTGAATCGCAGGCAGAGGAAAGAGGTCCACTTATAATGGTTTGTAGCCAAGAACAAAGGGTAGGCAAGGCAGGAACAAAGGGTCCGGATATTATCCTGACCACCAAGACGCAGCACCATCCGAACTCCGGAAAAGCTAAAAACGCTGCTCCAGCCGAGCCTCCAGCCAATCCACCAGCCAAGGTGCCGCCTAATCCAACACCTTCTAAGACCAACAAGCCGGTGTCGAAGCCTCCTGTGGCTCCCAAGAAACCTGAACAGCCGGGAGAGGAAGAAAAGCTTACCAAGGAAGACATTTTAGACATTATTGGCCTCAGGATGAAATAG
- the LOC108123012 gene encoding uncharacterized protein, producing the protein MYTVSSSWSKQSQPGRCKCHIPGHRDCGDDNDQMMEEYLLLDIEDVTDSVMKVMRICGLRPWEVKRSERVIRNSLTHYEEVRERIDRVPRKRFAKETFLHGLAKEGQMNRMDAQMAYAIVKRAFKALYYGTGQGGKRYICLQAGLEHNQECLWLHAARRTAAIHAVLTGMMHSEEQQFEERIECVYKNLFDVLQTRVVFADNWVCHCQQYNSKPASTGVSSMTLEVEILYQNMQLSKGTSGVTSQRDLGQAAGTIPPSSAPSRHNYGLKKTQNKAVSQNESMDFSANSILSQPKCKCPHLRCCREEGEARETPEITAECSQGPYICRWLPYTEEDDKFDEHCAPFPPIEEVCPPCVNDEISCDSECTCTCQVCTCRPHFDGDDIGEEENLGEKASKSGVEDYDTDYCWLAPFRGSSKERMDKKKLKAEPEVEPVKVVAEAKEALSKCCCMCRYKREFPHLFTYLAPFKEEQKKEPEPPAEEIKILQSSESEDLLSKPPPPGISPAGYRCWVKSQRSPTSIEQVERPPPHLVYHDPEIEEAAAPPAKAQSAQKKPTKPRATAAAADTVKPDEGKFTKEDILKIINLKAANEYML; encoded by the coding sequence ATGTACACGGTAAGTTCCTCATGGAGCAAGCAGTCGCAGCCAGGACGTTGCAAGTGCCACATCCCGGGACACCGGGATTGTGGAGATGATAATGATCAGATGATGGAAGAGTACCTTCTTCTGGACATCGAGGACGTCACTGACAGTGTCATGAAGGTGATGCGGATCTGTGGGCTGCGTCCCTGGGAGGTGAAGCGGAGTGAGAGGGTAATCCGTAACTCCTTGACGCATTACGAGGAGGTGCGGGAGCGGATCGATCGAGTGCCGAGGAAGCGCTTTGCCAAGGAGACCTTCCTACACGGGCTGGCCAAGGAGGGCCAGATGAACAGGATGGACGCTCAAATGGCCTACGCCATTGTCAAGCGGGCCTTCAAGGCTCTTTACTATGGGACAGGACAGGGAGGAAAGCGGTACATCTGCCTCCAAGCCGGCTTGGAGCACAACCAGGAGTGTCTTTGGTTGCATGCAGCACGCCGCACTGCTGCGATACACGCCGTTCTCACCGGAATGATGCACTCCGAGGAGCAGCAGTTTGAGGAGCGCATCGAGTGCGTCTACAAGAACCTGTTCGATGTCCTGCAGACAAGAGTCGTCTTCGCCGACAACTGGGTCTGTCACTGCCAACAGTACAATAGCAAACCGGCCTCCACTGGAGTCTCTTCGATGACCTTGGAAGTGGAAATCCTCTACCAGAACATGCAGCTGAGCAAGGGAACCTCCGGTGTGACCTCCCAGCGTGATTTAGGCCAGGCAGCAGGCACGATCCCACCCAGCTCTGCCCCCTCACGGCATAACTACGGTCTAAAGAAGACCCAGAACAAAGCGGTATCCCAGAATGAGTCCATGGACTTCAGTGCCAACTCCATTCTTAGCCAGCCCAAGTGCAAGTGCCCCCATTTGCGCTGTTGCCGCGAGGAGGGCGAGGCTCGCGAGACTCCGGAGATTACGGCGGAGTGCAGCCAGGGACCCTACATCTGTCGCTGGCTGCCGTACACCGAAGAGGACGATAAGTTCGACGAGCACTGTGCTCCCTTCCCGCCCATTGAGGAGGTGTGTCCACCTTGTGTCAACGACGAGATCTCATGCGACTCGGAGTGTACTTGCACCTGTCAGGTGTGCACGTGTCGCCCGCACTTCGACGGCGACGATATAGGCGAAGAGGAGAATCTTGGCGAGAAGGCCTCCAAGAGCGGAGTGGAGGACTACGACACGGACTACTGCTGGCTGGCTCCGTTCCGGGGCAGCAGCAAGGAGAGAATGGACAAAAAGAAGCTGAAGGCCGAGCCTGAGGTGGAACCGGTGAAGGTGGTCGCCGAGGCGAAGGAAGCCTTGTCCAAGTGCTGCTGCATGTGCCGATACAAGCGTGAGTTTCCACATCTCTTCACTTACCTGGCGCCCTTCAAGGAAGAGCAGAAGAAAGAGCCAGAGCCCCCAGCAGAGGAAATCAAAATTCTCCAATCCAGTGAAAGTGAGGATCTGCTTTCGAAGCCACCTCCACCTGGTATCTCCCCTGCGGGTTATCGCTGCTGGGTAAAGTCCCAGCGCTCGCCAACTTCCATAGAGCAGGTGGAGAGACCGCCACCGCATTTGGTTTACCATGATCCCGAAATAGAGGAAGCTGCAGCTCCTCCAGCCAAGGCTCAGAGTGCTCAGAAAAAGCCCACTAAGCCCCGTGCCACTGCGGCTGCTGCAGATACTGTCAAACCGGATGAAGGAAAGTTCACCAAAGAAGACATTCTTAAAATTATCAACCTGAAGGCTGCCAACGAATACATGTTGTGA